A genomic window from Stigmatopora argus isolate UIUO_Sarg chromosome 13, RoL_Sarg_1.0, whole genome shotgun sequence includes:
- the LOC144087398 gene encoding C-X-C chemokine receptor type 4-like, translated as MAFYIFDNSSDNMSEESGDFDMDFQEPCGRALSNDFNKIFLPTVYGIIIFLGVIGNGLVVIVMGYQKKVKTMTDKYRLHLSVADLLFVFTLPFWAVDAATSWYFGSFLCVFVHMIYTLNLYSSVLILAFISLDRYLAVVRATNSQTTRKLLASKIIYVGVWLPATILTVPDLVFARTQDTSSSNFFFSNDESMEAADSRIICQRIYPQDNSLMWTVVFRFQHILVGFVLPGLVILICYCIIITRLSRGAKGQALKKKALKTTVILILCFFSCWLPYCLGIFLDTLMMLKVVSPSCELEQAVEKWISVTEALAYFHCCLNPILYAFLGVKFKKSAKSALTVNSRSSQKATLMTKKRGQISSVSTESESSSVLSS; from the coding sequence ATGGCCTTTTACATATTTGACAACAGCTCTGACAACATGTCAGAGGAATCTGGAGACTTTGACATGGACTTTCAGGAGCCATGTGGCCGAGCGCTAAGCAACGACTTCAACAAGATTTTCCTGCCGACCGTTTATGGAATTATCATTTTTCTTGGCGTCATTGGAAATGGATTAGTAGTTATCGTGATGGGCTACCAGAAAAAGGTGAAAACAATGACAGACAAGTACCGGCTACATCTGTCAGTGGCTGACCTCCTGTTTGTTTTCACGCTTCCCTTCTGGGCGGTGGATGCAGCCACAAGCTGGTACTTTGGAAGttttctttgtgtgtttgtgcacaTGATCTACACTCTCAACCTGTATAGTAGTGTGCTCATCCTGGCCTTTATCAGCCTAGACAGATATTTAGCGGTTGTGAGGGCCACAAACAGCCAAACCACAAGAAAGCTCCTGGCGAGCAAAATAATCTATGTCGGTGTGTGGCTGCCCGCAACTATCCTTACCGTCCCAGATCTGGTCTTTGCCAGAACGCAAGACACGAGTTCGTCAAACTTCTTCTTCTCGAATGACGAAAGCATGGAAGCGGCGGACTCCAGGATCATCTGTCAGCGCATTTACCCACAAGATAACAGCTTGATGTGGACGGTGGTCTTCCGCTTCCAGCACATCCTTGTGGGCTTCGTTCTTCCCGGCTTGGTCATTCTTATCTGCTACTGCATTATCATAACCAGGCTGTCGCGAGGTGCTAAGGGTCAAGCACTAAAGAAGAAAGCCCTGAAGACCACGGTCATCCTTATCCTTTGCTTCTTTTCCTGCTGGCTGCCTTACTGTTTGGGCATCTTCCTGGACACTCTGATGATGCTCAAGGTGGTCTCGCCTTCGTGTGAACTGGAACAAGCGGTGGAGAAGTGGATCTCTGTCACTGAAGCCTTGGCGTATTTCCACTGCTGCCTAAACCCTATCCTCTATGCTTTCTTGGGAGTGAAATTCAAAAAGTCTGCCAAAAGCGCGTTGACTGTGAATAGCAGATCGAGTCAAAAAGCAACTCTCATGACAAAAAAGCGCGGGCAGATTTCATCAGTGTCGACCGAGTCTGAGTCATCCAGCGTTTTGTCCAGTTAA